In a genomic window of Methanogenium sp. S4BF:
- a CDS encoding 50S ribosomal protein L13 — MVTIIDATGLRLGRLASIVAKRSLEGEEIAIVNAEQCVVSGGRARILADYDHKRKRGSREGGPFYPRRPDHILKRTIRGMVPYKRKRGAEALRRVIVHVGIPDEFEGAELEILEEAHIDGLSTPKFVTLGEISTILGAKF, encoded by the coding sequence ATGGTTACAATTATTGATGCAACAGGACTTCGCCTGGGACGGCTTGCCAGTATTGTTGCAAAGCGGTCGCTTGAAGGAGAGGAAATTGCCATTGTAAATGCAGAGCAGTGTGTAGTTTCCGGAGGCAGGGCTCGTATATTAGCAGATTATGATCACAAGAGAAAGCGTGGCTCCCGTGAGGGTGGTCCATTCTATCCACGCCGGCCGGATCATATTCTCAAGCGTACGATACGTGGAATGGTCCCATACAAACGCAAGCGTGGTGCAGAGGCACTTCGCCGTGTGATTGTTCATGTGGGTATTCCTGATGAATTTGAGGGAGCAGAGCTTGAGATCCTTGAAGAGGCACACATTGACGGACTTTCAACCCCGAAATTTGTGACTCTGGGTGAGATCAGCACAATACTTGGAGCAAAATTCTGA
- a CDS encoding 50S ribosomal protein L18e has translation MTKTTTKTNPRYSALISTLKETSRANGANVWRDIAKRLEAPCNNYAEVNISKINRYAQDGDTVLVPGKVLGSGVLNQKVSVAAIQFSGAAEEKITGAEGVCMTIEELVRQNPEGKKVRILR, from the coding sequence ATGACTAAAACAACGACGAAGACAAATCCGCGTTATTCTGCCCTCATATCTACTCTTAAAGAGACATCTCGGGCAAATGGTGCAAATGTCTGGCGCGACATTGCAAAGCGGCTTGAAGCACCCTGCAATAATTACGCTGAAGTCAATATCAGCAAAATTAACAGGTATGCACAGGATGGGGATACCGTACTGGTTCCGGGGAAGGTCCTCGGAAGTGGTGTGTTGAACCAGAAGGTATCTGTTGCTGCGATCCAGTTCAGTGGGGCAGCAGAAGAAAAGATTACTGGCGCAGAAGGGGTCTGTATGACGATTGAGGAACTTGTCAGGCAGAATCCTGAAGGCAAAAAAGTAAGGATTCTGAGGTGA
- a CDS encoding DNA-directed RNA polymerase subunit D produces MHLSFSRFDDDVARFVISGFSSAFVNALRRTMIGEVPTLAIEDVLIYDNNSALFDEMLAHRLGLIPLRTDLSEYVFTKDCSCNGEGCSACTSVYTLSVEGPRVVYSRDLIPQNPRAAPVEENIPLVKIERDQKIVLEARAVLGRGVDHAKWQPTLACGYKAYPRIVFDSKCDGCGMCVDECPRDVLEIKGKSAAVVEGKIEDCTLCKLCERICIANADTWDRPAISIQTETDMFIFVVEGDGSIPVRQILERAAKEIQTKSDSLVDVLCDISGGNVND; encoded by the coding sequence ATGCACCTTTCATTCAGCAGGTTTGATGATGACGTCGCCCGTTTTGTCATTTCAGGCTTTTCCTCGGCATTTGTAAATGCACTCAGAAGAACAATGATCGGGGAAGTTCCCACACTTGCCATCGAAGATGTGCTCATATATGACAATAACAGCGCACTCTTTGATGAGATGCTTGCTCACCGCCTGGGGCTCATTCCCCTGAGGACAGATCTGAGTGAATATGTGTTCACAAAGGACTGCTCCTGTAATGGTGAGGGGTGTTCAGCATGCACATCTGTCTATACACTGAGTGTAGAAGGGCCGAGGGTTGTATATTCCCGTGACCTGATTCCCCAGAATCCACGTGCTGCACCGGTTGAAGAGAACATTCCCCTGGTCAAAATTGAAAGAGATCAGAAGATTGTTCTTGAAGCGCGTGCTGTGCTTGGACGGGGTGTTGACCATGCGAAATGGCAACCTACACTCGCCTGTGGATATAAGGCATATCCGCGGATTGTGTTTGACAGCAAGTGTGACGGCTGTGGCATGTGTGTGGATGAATGTCCACGTGATGTGCTTGAAATAAAGGGAAAGAGTGCAGCAGTCGTTGAAGGCAAAATTGAGGACTGCACACTGTGCAAGCTTTGTGAGAGAATCTGTATTGCGAATGCAGATACCTGGGACCGCCCCGCAATCTCTATTCAGACAGAGACTGATATGTTCATCTTTGTTGTAGAGGGTGATGGTTCGATTCCGGTGCGTCAGATTCTTGAACGAGCTGCAAAAGAGATTCAGACGAAATCAGACAGCCTGGTGGATGTTCTTTGCGATATATCCGGAGGGAATGTAAATGACTAA
- a CDS encoding 30S ribosomal protein S11, which produces MAAPDEKWGIAHIFASFNNTVITVTDLSGAETVTKSSGGMVVKQARNESSPYAAMQMATNVAQQAREKGIVGVHVRVRAPGRGKQRSPGPGAQAAIRALARAGMRIGRIEDVTPVPHDSIRAKGGRRGRRV; this is translated from the coding sequence ATGGCAGCACCTGATGAGAAATGGGGCATTGCGCATATCTTTGCTTCATTTAATAATACGGTCATCACCGTCACCGACCTCTCCGGCGCTGAGACTGTAACAAAGTCCAGTGGCGGAATGGTTGTAAAGCAGGCCCGGAATGAGAGTTCACCCTATGCTGCAATGCAGATGGCAACGAATGTTGCACAGCAGGCGAGGGAGAAAGGCATCGTCGGTGTTCACGTCAGAGTTCGTGCGCCAGGCCGCGGTAAGCAGCGCAGCCCGGGACCCGGAGCTCAGGCAGCAATTCGCGCACTTGCTCGTGCAGGTATGCGTATCGGACGTATCGAGGATGTCACCCCTGTACCCCACGACAGCATTCGTGCAAAAGGTGGAAGAAGGGGCAGGAGAGTCTGA
- a CDS encoding 30S ribosomal protein S4 encodes MGYPGKNHKTYETPKRRFEKSRIEDENRLVIEYGLRNKRELWKTRSTLRNYRRAARELLALKSSSTNEALIARKEEELLGHLFRFGLLGENAGISDVLAMKAENALERRLQTMVYRQGLARSPKQARQFITHGHVAIGGRKVTIPSYHVKRGEDGGISYYGPSPLTNDVHPERERIIKGGRQ; translated from the coding sequence ATGGGTTATCCAGGAAAGAACCACAAAACGTACGAGACTCCAAAACGGCGGTTTGAAAAGAGCCGTATTGAAGACGAAAACCGGCTGGTTATAGAATATGGTCTCCGCAACAAGCGTGAGCTCTGGAAAACGCGCAGTACTCTCAGAAATTACCGTCGTGCTGCACGTGAACTTCTTGCACTGAAATCATCTTCAACAAATGAAGCGCTGATTGCACGGAAAGAAGAGGAGCTTCTCGGCCATCTGTTCCGGTTCGGATTACTCGGTGAAAATGCAGGCATCAGTGATGTTCTTGCAATGAAAGCCGAAAATGCACTTGAACGCCGCCTTCAGACGATGGTTTACCGGCAGGGTCTTGCACGGTCACCAAAGCAGGCGCGCCAGTTCATCACGCACGGGCACGTTGCTATTGGCGGAAGAAAGGTAACTATCCCCAGCTATCACGTTAAACGCGGCGAAGATGGTGGTATTTCCTACTATGGTCCGTCCCCATTAACGAATGATGTCCATCCTGAGCGTGAACGAATTATCAAAGGAGGACGACAGTAA
- a CDS encoding 30S ribosomal protein S13, with protein sequence MEEQEINYFVRIENTDLDGTKAVQIALTGLAGIGMHTSSVISKLADVDPRATLGLLEDEPVDRIRAVVASYKDHVPTWMLNRQKDVYTGEAKQLLGQDLRMAIEDDVNRMRKIRSYRGIRHETGQKVRGQRTKSTGRTGTTVGVRRKKN encoded by the coding sequence ATGGAAGAGCAAGAGATCAACTACTTCGTCAGGATTGAGAACACTGACCTTGACGGTACTAAAGCGGTTCAGATTGCATTAACCGGACTTGCGGGTATCGGTATGCATACATCATCTGTAATTTCAAAACTTGCAGATGTTGACCCGCGGGCAACACTGGGTCTTCTTGAAGACGAACCGGTGGACCGTATTCGTGCGGTTGTAGCCAGCTACAAGGATCATGTACCAACCTGGATGCTTAATCGGCAGAAAGATGTCTACACCGGAGAGGCAAAACAGCTTCTCGGTCAGGACTTGAGAATGGCAATAGAGGACGATGTCAACCGGATGCGAAAGATTCGCAGTTACCGGGGTATTCGTCACGAAACCGGTCAGAAAGTGCGCGGACAGCGTACAAAGTCGACAGGCCGTACTGGCACCACTGTTGGTGTGAGAAGGAAGAAGAACTGA
- a CDS encoding deoxyhypusine synthase: MKPITPVQPVREIDRLLQNMGNGGFQGGRLGESLNVWKKMIEDPDCTIFLGLSGAMIPAGMQACLTELVERRYVDAIVSTGANIFHDICEHQGVRHYRGHHHVDDAELFSKGIDRIYDVFAYEGEFRNVDRLIAEYARSISPYSGSSREFIGKLAGQLQERWPSGRSLVSACADAGVPIFIPALSDSSIGIALLMARRGGADISIDQLKDADEITRMVENSVKTGVIYVGGGVPKNFIQQTQVIASIHDNDCGGHAYAIQYTTDAPHWGGLSGCTFEEAISWGKEAVTSPQVQVFCDATIALPLIVSGLKSLGLERAAPPGLY; this comes from the coding sequence ATGAAACCGATCACTCCTGTACAACCTGTGCGAGAAATTGACAGGCTTCTGCAGAACATGGGGAATGGCGGATTCCAGGGGGGGAGGCTTGGCGAATCCCTGAATGTCTGGAAAAAGATGATCGAAGATCCTGACTGTACAATATTTCTGGGGCTTTCCGGTGCGATGATTCCTGCGGGCATGCAGGCATGTCTTACAGAACTTGTTGAACGCAGATATGTGGATGCCATCGTCTCAACCGGTGCAAATATTTTTCACGACATCTGTGAACATCAGGGTGTGCGCCATTATCGTGGACACCACCATGTGGATGATGCAGAACTCTTCAGTAAGGGGATTGACAGGATTTATGATGTTTTTGCGTATGAGGGTGAATTCAGGAATGTTGACCGGCTGATAGCTGAGTATGCCCGTTCAATCTCTCCCTATTCCGGCTCATCCCGTGAATTCATCGGAAAACTGGCCGGTCAGCTGCAGGAGAGGTGGCCTTCGGGACGTTCTCTGGTCTCTGCATGTGCAGATGCGGGAGTGCCAATATTTATTCCTGCATTATCTGACTCATCGATTGGCATCGCTCTATTAATGGCACGGAGGGGTGGCGCTGACATTAGTATTGACCAGCTGAAGGATGCAGATGAAATTACCCGGATGGTTGAAAATTCTGTGAAGACCGGGGTTATCTATGTCGGGGGCGGTGTCCCGAAAAATTTCATTCAACAGACACAGGTCATCGCCTCAATCCATGATAACGACTGCGGAGGTCATGCGTATGCTATCCAGTATACAACAGATGCTCCACACTGGGGTGGTCTTTCCGGCTGCACCTTTGAAGAGGCCATCAGCTGGGGGAAGGAAGCTGTGACCTCTCCGCAGGTACAGGTGTTCTGTGATGCGACAATTGCACTGCCCCTTATTGTTTCCGGGTTGAAAAGTCTGGGTCTGGAGAGGGCTGCACCTCCGGGACTGTATTAA
- a CDS encoding CBS domain-containing protein, producing the protein MSQEIFVKDVMSKSITIAKSAPITEALDKMLADGVDPLIVTNNGSVMGTISRAAIAETLGSKKTSTLSPTQIHVANQTDENFTSVYGDEEADILIPLLQEYKLAVVLDSEHKLVGKVDATDLLRVMVPDTTTENLIQNAAVIGLDERVIHLRRRMLDEDVTKFVVMDDGAIAGIVTETDVARAMRDFRTKVDGKHQDNQIKNLFVRDIMTAPALALEESAAVAEFAELIVSKGISSVPVTKDGKLRGIISKDSMLIAL; encoded by the coding sequence ATGAGTCAGGAAATATTTGTCAAAGATGTGATGTCCAAGTCGATTACCATCGCAAAATCTGCTCCAATTACCGAAGCGCTTGATAAAATGCTCGCAGATGGTGTAGACCCTCTGATAGTTACAAACAATGGTTCAGTAATGGGAACAATTTCCCGGGCAGCTATTGCGGAAACTCTTGGCAGCAAGAAGACGTCCACTCTGTCACCTACGCAGATTCATGTAGCAAACCAAACGGATGAAAATTTCACATCAGTCTACGGGGATGAAGAGGCAGATATACTAATTCCGCTTCTCCAGGAATATAAATTAGCAGTTGTGCTTGACAGTGAGCATAAACTCGTTGGGAAGGTTGATGCAACTGATCTTCTTAGAGTGATGGTACCCGACACAACAACGGAAAATCTGATCCAGAATGCAGCCGTAATTGGCCTGGATGAGAGGGTTATCCATCTGCGCAGGCGCATGCTTGATGAGGATGTGACCAAATTTGTTGTTATGGATGATGGCGCCATTGCCGGCATTGTCACAGAAACTGATGTAGCACGCGCAATGCGTGATTTCCGGACAAAGGTGGACGGAAAACATCAGGACAACCAGATAAAAAATCTCTTCGTAAGGGATATTATGACTGCACCGGCGCTCGCTCTTGAAGAAAGCGCGGCTGTTGCTGAATTTGCTGAATTGATTGTATCAAAAGGGATAAGTTCCGTTCCTGTCACAAAAGATGGGAAACTCAGAGGAATTATCTCTAAGGATTCAATGCTTATCGCACTATAA
- a CDS encoding CBS domain-containing protein has product MRRNLKNTKPADEIRTNPGKMNGRPVEFSTNKPGHPSEILAIGTSDVYSVPQTMQIIRAVEAMSTKGFRRLPVTDPGTGRLYGLVTAGDVVDLMGGGSKYNLVKVKHRGQLLSAINEPVKEIMSTKLETVHPGDELPDVVDRIVMTKTGGLPIVNGDDRLMGIITERDVLQVLTSYQSVSLVEDVMTASPQVITPDETIRSAAREMTRRKFRRLPVVSNDVLFGIVTAMDIMKYVGDGTIFEKMTTGSTDDVLEISVRSLMTGDLMTTNPSANVGDAARYMLAKGVGALPVIEDSRLVGIITEYDLVRALQNEL; this is encoded by the coding sequence ATGCGCAGAAATCTGAAGAATACGAAACCAGCTGATGAAATAAGAACAAATCCCGGAAAGATGAATGGACGCCCTGTAGAATTTTCAACCAATAAGCCCGGGCATCCTTCTGAGATACTGGCTATTGGAACGAGTGACGTTTATTCCGTTCCCCAGACGATGCAGATTATCCGTGCTGTCGAGGCCATGAGTACGAAGGGGTTCCGCAGGTTGCCGGTAACAGACCCGGGTACAGGAAGGCTGTATGGTCTTGTGACAGCAGGTGATGTGGTTGACCTTATGGGCGGAGGATCGAAGTATAACCTTGTTAAGGTTAAACATCGTGGACAGTTGCTCTCGGCAATCAATGAACCGGTAAAGGAAATTATGTCAACAAAACTGGAAACGGTTCATCCCGGTGATGAACTTCCGGATGTTGTCGACAGGATAGTAATGACCAAAACCGGCGGCCTCCCTATCGTCAATGGTGATGACCGGCTTATGGGTATCATCACTGAGCGTGATGTACTGCAGGTGCTCACCTCATACCAGAGTGTCAGTCTTGTTGAAGATGTGATGACGGCATCTCCGCAGGTCATCACGCCGGACGAAACCATTCGGAGTGCAGCCAGAGAGATGACACGCCGCAAATTCAGACGCCTGCCTGTTGTCAGTAATGATGTCCTTTTCGGCATTGTGACGGCTATGGATATTATGAAATATGTCGGGGATGGTACTATCTTTGAGAAGATGACAACCGGTTCAACGGATGATGTTCTCGAAATTTCCGTCCGCTCTTTGATGACGGGTGATCTTATGACGACAAATCCTTCCGCGAATGTAGGTGATGCGGCACGGTATATGCTGGCAAAAGGTGTTGGTGCATTGCCGGTTATCGAAGATTCCCGTCTGGTTGGCATAATTACAGAGTATGATCTGGTCCGGGCTCTTCAGAATGAGCTGTAA